One part of the Arabidopsis thaliana chromosome 4, partial sequence genome encodes these proteins:
- a CDS encoding Tetratricopeptide repeat (TPR)-like superfamily protein, whose amino-acid sequence MFSIAAINDTESTEKWEPLAPSKEAQEFHLSQTYHDGLLKLQAKDYDKARELLESILKDPIITNSKVETIANDNHLHHLRFLALKNLATVFLELGSSHYENALNCYLQAIDLDAKDSVLWNHLGTLSCSMGLLSISRWAFEQGLLCSPNNWNCMEKLLEVLIAVGDEVSCLSVANLILRHWPSHSRALHVKHCIEDTDSAPFAPKGIDKLEPQHVRLKFLGKRKVSDMNQDMDATSKKLRKRVQFKLPEASWVALLNILIGIVHPSRETVGISADIPITIELSLSTEAVMQGMKKKDHCVDSDSSNVSVKDCNIERESGGSVKEKEPVFSEEHPQERRSTRLERLRNQKPEKEGLEFDNSKDPSSDILQYLEKFVLKRGFDRESAGSFCNEESDPISEHAVVSNFVKENLENYGAYHMGHLLLEYIANKCEHVLSRETALKILELEKLTRHWGRDRKPECSLFLAELYHDFDSKRSDIPDAPSCMVEVTYHLSKIIESVSLDYAIDSTPSSRGKMFSDSSFKSFQGDEAAKEVLDYDTRSFWARYFWLSARLSILEDNKAKALEEYLRCLSLLGREGIGEAPVLIQRPHCRRVRELTINRIIHEINLLKIDFLLENNIPEMMEKEFYSECVNLLAPLLFPDKDILPAYAVKTEEGISSVELSALEVLIKACQKSKPIDVEVYMNCHRRKLQVLLDSTGTGESVVTPKTSSKNSSESWDHLVAEEVKAILLCISQVKNSLDQSGNSDDMVAPRDCVAGIQALLLRVMSNIVRHFFSKRYSDSQNADGIEEEKKSCFLDAAIGFCKLQHLDATISTKYQVELIIRLHDLLAEYGLCCAGKNCAGEEGAFLRFAIKHLLAVDMKVKSSINSPDGLGHDMGLPDKLCRNEVKSFLEEVHVEKNENNKTESKKDGSEEQVGYREKEQSEQQSKQIPEHTEEVAEEEKDELELLINNALDQCFFCLYGLNLRVDGSYEDELAVHKNTSRGDYQTKEQCVDVFQYILPYAKASSRTGLVKLRRVLRAIKKHFSQPPDDLLIGNVIDKFLDDPELCEDKLSYEAGSEGFLETITKCLIPSRTLSEYKISLLHSSDPYLDVYRNLYFLLAQSEEVSASDKWPGFVLTKEGEEFEQQNTNLFKYDLLYNPLRFESWEKLGNIYDEEVDLLLNDGSKHINVVGWRKNSALSQRVETSRRRSRRCLLMSLALANSPDQQSEIHELLALVYYDSLQSVVPFYDQRSVLPSKDATWTRFCENSMKHFNKAFSHRQDWSHAFYMGKLSEKLGHSYEISLSYYKQAMTLNPSAVDPVYRMHASRLKLLNACGKQNLEALKVLASYCFDESIKDTAMTIIGTTTFGSSRTLEEAQDGNLEACYAKSGEGSIQMEGVWHMLYNDSLSALGICVEGDLKHFHKARYMLAQGLYRRGGSSDLQRAKEELSFCFKSSRSSFTINMWEIDGMVKKGRRKTPGLAGNKKALEVNLPESSRKFITCIRKYLLFYLRLLEETEDVNTLERAFNSLRSDKRFSLCVEDLVPVAIGRYVKALVSSMSRVESAGAIINPDSQLEKIFSLFIEQGSIWPDICNFPETRGPETSESSLYRYLHQYIVSLELDNKVETLETINEKIRKRFKNPKLSNSFSAKVGRHASLAWCRALIISLALITPLQPVSSEESQAITPSFGLLENRRVLCVDLQSEFWSSSFEDPLESQMLEAKWRPVLSKIKNVLIFNKVVEGNLEIANSLLKSCYNFFRETASVTLPSDINLYFALPRLAPAGELLPGNEGVEVIDVSIPRKLLLWAYTLFHGHCGSISQVVKYMEENTKPKMKRGASTSSVVPSVQSG is encoded by the exons ATG ttttcgaTTGCAGCGATCAATGATACGGAGTCCACAGAGAAGTGGGAACCTTTAGCTCCTAGCAAAGAAGCTCAG GAGTTTCATCTGTCACAAACATATCATGATGGTCTTCTCAAGCTGCAAGCTAAAGACTATGACAAGGCTCGGGAGCTGCTAGAATCTATCCTTAAAGATCCTATTATAACCAACTCCAAA GTGGAGACTATTGCAAACGAcaatcatctccatcatctcAG ATTTTTGGCTCTGAAGAATCTTGCCACTGTCTTTCTTGAGCTTGGTTCAAGTCACTACGAGAATGCTCTAAACTGTTATCTTCAAGCTATAGACTTAGATGCAAAAGATTCTGTGCTCTGGAACCATCTTGGAACCCTATCATGTTCTATGGGATTACTGAGTATTTCACGATGGGCATTTGAACAGGGACTTCTCTGCAGCCCCAATAACT GGAACTGCATGGAGAAACTTCTAGAAGTTCTCATTGCCGTAGGTGATGAAGTTTCCTGTCTTTCAGTTGCAAATCTGATTTTAAGGCATTGGCCATCACATTCTCGTGCTTTGCATGTTAAACATTGTATTGAAGACACAGATTCAGCTCCTTTTGCTCCCAAGGGTATAGATAAACTTGAACCTCAGCACGTTCGGCTCAAATTTCTTGGCAAAAGAAAGGTGTCTGACATGAATCAGGACATGGATGCTACCTCCAAGAAGTTAAGAAAAAGAGTGCAATTTAAACTTCCTGAAGCTTCATGGGTGGCACTGCTAAATATTCTAATTGGGATAGTGCATCCTTCGCGTGAAACTGTGGGCATATCAGCTGATATACCGATAACCATTGAATTATCCCTTAGTACAGAGGCTGTTATGCAAGGTATGAAAAAGAAGGATCATTGTGTGGATTCAGATTCAAGTAATGTGTCTGTTAAGGATTGCAACATCGAGAGAGAAAGTGGTGGttctgtaaaagaaaaagagccTGTGTTTTCTGAAGAACACCCCCAAGAGAGGCGGAGTACTCGTCTTGAACGGCTTCGGAACCAGAAACCTGAGAAGGAAGGGTTAGAATTTGATAACAGTAAGGATCCTAGCAGTGACATCCTTCAATATCTTGAGAAATTTGTCCTTAAAAGGGGTTTTGACAGAGAGTCTGCTGGTTCTTTCTGCAATGAAGAATCTGATCCAATTTCTGAACACGCCGTCGTTTCTAATTTTGTGAaggaaaatttagaaaattatgGTGCGTATCATATGGGTCACTTGCTTCTAGAATATATTGCTAATAAATGTGAACATGTATTGAGTCGTGAGACTGCCTTGAAAATTTTGGAGTTAGAAAAGCTTACAAGACATTGGGGCCGAGATCGGAAACCTGAATGCAGTCTTTTTCTCGCCGAGCTGTACCATGACTTTGACTCTAAACGATCAGATATCCCTGATGCCCCATCATGCATGGTAGAAGTAACATACCATCTCTCTAAGATAATTGAATCTGTTTCCCTTGATTATGCTATCGACTCTACACCTAGTTCTCGAGGGAAAATGTTTTCTGACTCCTCATTTAAGAGTTTTCAAGGTGATGAGGCTGCTAAGGAGGTGTTAGATTATGATACAAGATCTTTCTGGGCTCGATATTTCTGGCTGAGTGCACGGTTATCAATTTTGGAGGATAATAAAGCTAAAGCACTTGAAGAATATCTCAGGTGTTTGTCATTGTTGGGCAGGGAAGGTATCGGAGAAGCTCCTGTCTTAATTCAGCGACCTCATTGCAGAAGAGTTCGAGAGCTGACCATCAATAGAATCATTCATGAAATTAATCTGCTTAAGATTGATTTCCTGTTGGAAAATAACATACCTGAGATGATGGAGAAAGAATTTTATTCGGAGTGTGTAAATTTACTGGCACCTCTTTTGTTTCCAGATAAAGACATCTTGCCTGCATACGCTGTAAAAACGGAAGAAGGGATCTCCTCTGTTGAGTTATCGGCACTTGAGGTTTTAATAAAAGCATGCCAGAAGAGTAAGCCTATAGATGTAGAGGTTTATATGAACTGTCATAGAAGAAAGTTGCAAGTTCTCTTAGATTCAACTGGTACGGGAGAATCTGTTGTGACACCTAAAACCTCGTCCAAAAATTCAAGTGAGAGTTGGGATCACTTGGTGGCGGAGGAAGTCAAGGCAATTCTTCTCTGTATCTCTCAAGTGAAGAACTCCCTTGACCAGTCAGGAAACTCT GATGACATGGTTGCCCCAAGAGATTGTGTAGCTGGTATACAAGCTCTGCTTTTGAGAGTTATGTCAAATATCGTGAggcattttttttctaagagaTATTCAGATTCTCAAAATGCTGATgggattgaagaagagaagaagtctTGCTTTCTCGATGCAGCTATTGGATTCTGTAAACTTCAGCACCTTGATGCTACTATATCTACTAAATACCAA gTTGAGTTGATCATAAGACTCCATGATTTGCTTGCTGAATATGGGCTCTGCTGTGCTGGTAAAAATTGTGCGGGGGAGGAAGGAGCTTTTCTTAGATTTGCGATTAAGCATTTATTGGCAGTGGACATGAAAGTCAAATCCAGTATTAACTCCCCAGATGGTCTTGGACATGATATGGGACTGCCTGACAAATTATGCAGAAATGAAGTAAAATCATTTCTCGAAGAGGTGCATGTtgagaaaaacgaaaacaacaaaactgaGTCTAAGAAGGATGGTTCTGAAGAACAAGTTGGTTATAGGGAGAAAGAACAGTCAGAACAACAAAGCAAACAGATTCCAGAACACACAGAAGAAgttgctgaagaagaaaaagatgaacttGAGTTGTTAATCAACAACGCTTTAGATCAATGCTTTTTTTGCCTGTATGGTCTAAATCTGAGAGTCGATGGTTCCTACGAAGATGAGCTTGCTGTGCACAAAAACACTAGCCGCGGAGATTATCAGACCAAGGAACAATGTGTTGATGTCTTCCAGTACATACTACCCTATGCCAAAGCTTCATCT AGAACTGGACTAGTTAAACTCCGGAGAGTCTTGAGAGCAATAAAAAAGCATTTTTCACAACCACCAGATGATCTCCTAATTGGCAATGTGATAGATAAATTCTTAGATGACCCTGAATTATGTGAAGACAAACTCTCATATGAGGCTGGTTCTGAAGGTTTCCTTGAAACTATAACTAAATGTCTAATTCCCAGCAGAACTCTAAGTGAGTACAAGATATCACTGCTTCACAG TTCCGACCCCTATCTGGATGTCTACCGCaacttgtattttttgttagCTCAATCCGAAGAAGTTAGTGCTAGTGATAAATGGCCCGGTTTTGTTCTGACaaaggaaggagaagagtTTGAACAGCAGAATACAAATCTGTTCAAATATGATCTGCTCTATAATCCTCTCCGCTTTGAGAGTTGGGAAAAGCTTGGCAATATATACGACGAG GAAGTAGATTTGTTACTAAATGATGGGAGTAAGCACATAAATGTTGTAGGATGGAGGAAGAATTCCGCTCTTTCGCAAAGAGTTGAgacaagtagaagaagaagcagacgTTGCCTGCTAATGAGTTTGGCATTGGCAAATTCACCAGATCAACAG TCTGAGATACATGAGCTTTTGGCGCTGGTCTACTATGACAGCCTTCAGAGTGTTGTGCCGTTTTATGATCAGCGGTCTGTGCTTCCCTCCAAGGATGCAACATGGACAAGATTTTGTGAGAACTCAATGAAGCATTTCAACAAAGCCTTTTCACATCG ACAAGATTGGTCACATGCATTCTACATGGGAAAACTCAGTGAGAAGCTTGGGCACTCGTATGAAATTTCTTTATCCTATTATAAGCAAGCCATGACATTGAATCCGTCAGCCGTAGATCCTGTGTATAGAATGCATGCTTCTCGTTTGAAGCTGCTAAATGCATGCGggaaacaaaacttagaaGCCTTAAAG GTCCTCGCTTCTTATTGCTTTGATGAATCTATAAAGGATACGGCTATGACAATCATTGGCACAACGACTTTTGGATCCTCTCGTACACTGGAAGAAGCTCAAGATGGAAACTTGGAAGCATGTTATGCTAAATCTGGAGAGGGGTCAATTCAGATGGAAGGGGTATGGCATATGCTCTACAACGACAGCCTCTCTGCACTTGGAATTTGTGTAGAAGGAGATCTTAAACACTTTCATAAGGCGAGATACATGCTTGCTCAAGGTCTGTACAGAAGGGGTGGGAGCAGTGATCTGCAAAGAGCAAAGGAAGaactttccttttgtttcaaatCATCACGGTCAAGTTTTACGATCAATATGTGGGAGATTGATGGCATGGTTAAAAAGGGAAG GCGAAAAACTCCAGGTTTGGCTGGGAACAAGAAGGCTCTTGAAGTTAACCTGCCAGAAAGTTCACGGAAATTCATAACTTGCATTCGCAAATACTTACTGTTCTATTTGAGACTATTGGAGGAAACTGAAGATGTCAACACACTAGAACGAGCCTTTAATTCTCTTCGATCAGATAAGAGG TTCTCTCTATGCGTTGAAGACCTTGTACCAGTTGCAATAGGAAGATACGTAAAAGCACTGGTTTCCTCGATGAGTCGGGTTGAGTCTGCAGGAGCAATAATCAACCCTGATAGCCAGCTAGAGAAAATATTTTCCCTCTTTATAGAACAAGGAAGCATATGGCCAGACATATGCAATTTTCCTGAAACAAGAGGTCCAGAAACCTCAGAGAGCAGCTTATACAG ATATCTACATCAATACATCGTATCTCTTGAGCTAGACAACAAGGTTGAGACCCTGGAAACCATAAATGAAAAGATTCGAAAGCGTTTCAAGAATCCAAAGTTGTCTAATAGTTTTTCGGCAAAAGTTGGCAGACATGCTTCTCTTGCTTGGTGCCGAGCTCTGATTATAAGCTTGGCACTGATAACTCCCTTGCAGCCAGTATCCTCGGAGGAAAGTCAAGCAATAACTCCATCATTTGGTTTACTGGAAAACAGACGGGTGCTTTGTGTTGATCTCCAGTCTGAATTCTGGAGTTCTTCGTTCGAGGATCCCTTAGAATCCCAAATGCTTGAGGCAAAATGGCGCCCTGTTCTGTCCAAGATTAAGAACGTActgatttttaataaagttgTGGAGGGGAATTTGGAGATCGCTAATTCCCTACTTAAAAGCTGTTACAATTTCTTCCGAGAAACTGCTTCGGTGACACTCCCTTCTGATATCAACCTCTATTTCGCACTGCCCCGACTCGCACCAGCTGGAGAACTTCTTCCAGGCAATGAAGGAGTTGAAGTCATTGATGTAAGCATCCCAAGGAAGCTTCTTTTGTGGGCTTACACGTTGTTTCATGGACATTGTGGAAGCATCTCTCAGGTCGTGAAATATATGGAAGAAAATACCAAG CCAAAAATGAAGAGAGGAGCCTCAACTTCATCAGTGGTTCCTTCGGTTCAATCAGGTTAG